In Mesotoga infera, a single window of DNA contains:
- a CDS encoding DNA polymerase III subunit alpha, protein MKTAFLITKHELFSSVLEIKDTTEELKKRGYRRCVILDSSLSSFVKWHSVLSSSGIVTVPGLSKGYEYWIARNESGFRELLGGVLRDSENLINIKGKPRNLDGSSKNPIWECRYLDHQSERFRVYTSLGSSIETADYSLPDEKLYTEIREDLNELLSRLPGEFHFQKINHVFPVRLSPEEFASLLRRIVETKKLGDRYSARLERELSVILAKDIQDYFLTVSKIVEIAKSNNCWIGPGRGSAAGSLVSYLLGITRVDPVEEELFFERFLSLKRNDPPDIDLDVDDKSRQRLLKILGEYFGHDRCCLISTASTFSFKGAAREIGRKLEVDGQRVSRLIDWSKEGQRFPYAFENDVDMKQLFEMSKLIVGLYSGFSIHPAGIILSNTPLTGLIPLNSSDSLAVSQWDMDSLRIVGLQKIDLLGLKNLSLLKEMTKEREPWDYPTNDHKTYEALGRGYTSGVFQLDAPFATRVVRSVKPVSLRDISISIALNRPGPIKSGVTERFLRLSRTPSEIEKMKRKVPVLAETGGLLVYQEQVLKIAASMLSLEADDGELLRRALSKKDKEAVDGLLRSSPGYRELLPDRREKLYSFLVNFAGYAFNKAHSLSYAMISYWLAYFKANRPEIFYPLILVELPRDSLPRAVSEIRDQGLELCAGKDASESSGCISLSIPRLLKNHELRPVPVEDSFFTFVRNNRSKYQARDLERLIKSGYLDDFGERNELLKKMNDALMGVDPELKSIRSVFGYKEETLEKSERDTLVDRAMMEVEVLGFNLTEIEPPDISREATDFEITTALACLRTGIAPYRRVDYMGKSFITDGRSFVEISNQVPIQGYVLFKSGRPFEMKERISEVNRVFFGPIEAKHLTDGVKIENVLVRTGTAQRVIQKAKPIDADADEIIWK, encoded by the coding sequence ATGAAAACGGCTTTCTTGATCACGAAGCACGAGTTGTTCAGTTCCGTACTTGAAATTAAGGACACGACTGAAGAATTGAAGAAGAGAGGTTACAGAAGATGTGTGATTCTTGATTCCTCTCTCTCATCCTTTGTGAAGTGGCATTCTGTTCTCTCCAGTTCGGGTATAGTGACCGTGCCGGGTCTGAGCAAGGGATACGAGTACTGGATTGCAAGAAACGAGAGTGGTTTCAGAGAACTCCTCGGTGGTGTTCTTCGTGATTCTGAGAACCTGATAAACATAAAAGGAAAGCCACGTAATCTTGACGGTTCTTCAAAAAATCCAATCTGGGAGTGTCGCTATCTTGATCATCAAAGTGAGAGATTCAGAGTCTATACTTCGCTCGGGTCTTCCATTGAAACAGCTGATTACTCTTTACCAGATGAAAAGCTTTATACAGAGATTAGGGAAGATCTGAATGAACTGCTCTCAAGACTACCTGGAGAATTCCATTTTCAGAAGATAAATCATGTTTTCCCAGTAAGATTATCACCAGAAGAGTTCGCTTCGCTTCTGCGAAGAATTGTCGAAACGAAGAAATTGGGAGACAGATACTCTGCAAGGCTTGAAAGAGAGCTTTCGGTAATCCTTGCCAAAGATATTCAAGATTATTTCTTGACGGTCTCAAAGATTGTTGAAATCGCGAAGAGCAATAATTGCTGGATAGGTCCCGGAAGGGGTTCAGCCGCCGGTTCACTTGTCAGCTATTTGCTTGGTATAACCCGCGTTGATCCCGTTGAGGAAGAGCTCTTCTTTGAAAGATTTCTTAGTCTGAAGAGAAATGACCCACCTGACATTGACCTCGACGTGGATGATAAATCCAGGCAGAGACTCCTGAAGATACTTGGCGAGTATTTTGGCCATGACCGTTGCTGCCTGATAAGTACTGCTTCAACTTTCAGTTTTAAAGGAGCTGCACGGGAAATTGGACGGAAGCTTGAGGTCGATGGACAGAGAGTATCGAGACTAATAGATTGGAGTAAGGAGGGGCAACGATTTCCATATGCATTTGAAAACGATGTTGATATGAAACAGTTGTTTGAAATGTCGAAGCTTATCGTTGGACTCTATTCGGGATTTTCAATTCATCCGGCTGGAATAATTCTCTCTAATACTCCTCTCACGGGACTTATACCTCTCAATTCGAGTGATAGCCTGGCAGTTTCCCAATGGGACATGGATTCTCTTAGAATTGTCGGGTTGCAGAAGATTGATCTTCTCGGTTTGAAGAACCTGTCTCTCCTGAAGGAAATGACAAAGGAAAGAGAACCGTGGGACTACCCAACGAATGACCACAAGACTTATGAAGCTCTTGGTAGAGGATACACTTCGGGAGTATTCCAACTCGATGCACCTTTTGCGACAAGGGTCGTGAGATCGGTTAAACCTGTTTCGCTAAGAGACATTTCAATCTCTATAGCCCTTAATAGGCCTGGCCCAATCAAATCTGGAGTTACCGAGCGTTTTCTAAGACTTTCAAGAACTCCCTCAGAGATTGAGAAGATGAAGAGAAAGGTTCCTGTTTTAGCGGAAACCGGTGGGCTTCTGGTGTACCAGGAACAGGTTTTGAAGATTGCTGCGAGCATGCTCTCTCTGGAAGCTGATGACGGTGAGCTCCTTAGAAGAGCTCTTTCCAAGAAAGATAAAGAAGCTGTGGATGGACTGCTTCGAAGTTCACCTGGCTATCGTGAACTACTACCGGATAGAAGGGAGAAGCTGTACTCTTTCCTTGTCAATTTTGCTGGATATGCATTCAACAAGGCTCACAGTCTTAGCTACGCAATGATTTCGTATTGGTTGGCGTACTTCAAGGCAAACCGTCCCGAGATCTTCTACCCGCTTATATTGGTCGAACTTCCCCGGGACAGCCTGCCGCGAGCCGTTTCAGAGATAAGGGATCAGGGTTTGGAGCTATGTGCAGGGAAAGATGCTTCGGAGAGCTCCGGCTGTATATCTCTTTCCATTCCGAGACTTCTTAAGAACCATGAACTGAGACCTGTTCCTGTTGAGGATTCCTTCTTCACCTTTGTAAGAAACAACAGGTCGAAATACCAAGCAAGAGATCTTGAAAGGCTAATCAAAAGCGGTTATCTAGATGATTTTGGAGAAAGAAACGAATTGTTGAAGAAAATGAACGACGCCTTGATGGGAGTCGATCCCGAACTCAAATCTATCCGCTCTGTATTTGGTTACAAGGAAGAGACACTTGAGAAAAGCGAGAGAGACACATTGGTCGACAGGGCAATGATGGAAGTGGAGGTTCTTGGCTTCAATTTGACAGAAATTGAACCGCCAGATATTTCCAGAGAAGCTACTGATTTCGAGATAACAACGGCGCTTGCCTGTTTGAGAACGGGGATAGCGCCTTACAGGAGAGTAGATTATATGGGAAAGAGTTTCATCACTGACGGAAGATCGTTTGTTGAGATAAGTAATCAAGTTCCTATTCAAGGGTATGTCTTGTTCAAGAGCGGAAGACCTTTTGAGATGAAGGAGAGAATTTCGGAAGTCAATAGAGTATTCTTCGGGCCAATTGAAGCAAAGCATCTTACCGATGGCGTCAAAATAGAGAATGTGTTGGTTAGAACAGGAACTGCTCAGAGGGTAATCCAAAAAGCGAAGCCTATAGATGCTGATGCCGATGAGATAATCTGGAAATAG
- a CDS encoding RluA family pseudouridine synthase, producing MLQEIIVSSREDGWRLDKIVVEKAPPWVSRTFVQRQIKESKVFVDGKPKKPAYKARTGESITFELPDKPEVLSVEPEEIPLNIVFEDRDIIVVNKDPGIIVHPLPRKQTGTLVNALLNHCMDLQGIGGVMRPGIVHRLDKDTSGVIIVAKNDLAHLSLSSQFKNRLTSKDYIALVRGKTPISGKIDYSIARHPVNRLKMSVNESGKESLTYYRTLKSFSEIASLVFVSPKTGRTHQIRVHMREMGFPLLGDAVYGKARDDEIFGVRRQMLHAVRLTVSHPRSGKRMTFVAPLPSDMKEVLVNLSELVTKR from the coding sequence GTGCTTCAAGAGATAATAGTCTCCAGTCGTGAGGACGGCTGGAGACTTGATAAGATAGTCGTTGAGAAGGCTCCACCATGGGTTTCCCGCACATTTGTGCAGCGCCAGATAAAAGAATCGAAGGTTTTTGTGGACGGGAAACCCAAAAAACCTGCCTACAAAGCAAGAACAGGAGAATCAATTACTTTTGAGCTTCCCGACAAACCAGAGGTTCTGTCTGTAGAACCTGAAGAAATCCCCCTTAATATTGTCTTCGAAGATCGCGACATAATCGTCGTGAACAAGGACCCGGGCATAATTGTTCATCCTTTGCCCAGAAAACAGACTGGAACACTCGTAAATGCTCTCCTAAACCACTGTATGGATCTCCAGGGTATTGGAGGTGTGATGAGACCCGGTATTGTTCACAGATTAGATAAAGATACCAGCGGTGTAATAATTGTGGCAAAGAATGATCTTGCTCATCTCTCTCTCTCAAGTCAGTTCAAGAACAGATTGACTTCCAAGGATTACATAGCACTTGTTAGAGGCAAGACCCCAATATCCGGCAAGATTGATTATTCGATTGCCCGCCATCCTGTGAACAGACTAAAGATGTCAGTAAATGAAAGTGGTAAGGAGTCTCTAACATATTATCGAACTCTGAAGAGTTTTTCTGAAATCGCCTCTTTGGTTTTTGTAAGTCCTAAAACCGGCAGGACACATCAAATCAGGGTACATATGAGAGAAATGGGTTTCCCGCTTCTTGGAGACGCCGTTTACGGCAAGGCTAGAGACGATGAGATATTCGGAGTCAGGAGGCAGATGCTTCATGCGGTGAGACTCACAGTATCTCACCCTCGCTCGGGGAAGAGAATGACTTTTGTTGCCCCACTCCCCTCCGATATGAAGGAAGTATTGGTGAACCTGTCGGAGCTGGTGACAAAAAGATGA
- a CDS encoding pyridoxal phosphate-dependent aminotransferase yields MELSHFVSSVTPSATLEFNKKAMDLAKSGENVVKLTAGEPDFPTPRPIVDAAIKALNEGKTKYTNASGIDELRKAITVKLQSDNGLHYSPEEIVVSNGGKQAIYNVLKALLNVGDEVVIISPAWVSYEAQILLCGGVPVVVPARVEKGFVPEIHEIEKAITDRTRAVMINSPNNPTGAIYPEEFLRGLGKLCVERDLFVISDEVYEKLVFDAPHFSIASIEGMKERVAVINAFSKTYAMTGWRVGYSATPMKVARAISKIQSHLSSNVNTMAQYAALKAFEVDTSSMVEEFRKRRDYVVSRLDQIGLKFSKPAGAFYVFIDIRSFLGGRFKNSNDFAIGLLEEQKVGMVPGSAFSYEGFIRISFSSSAEELREGLDRFDRFLKTL; encoded by the coding sequence ATGGAATTGTCGCACTTTGTCTCTTCTGTAACGCCCTCGGCCACACTTGAATTCAACAAGAAAGCCATGGACCTTGCAAAATCAGGAGAGAATGTCGTGAAACTCACTGCTGGTGAACCTGATTTCCCCACTCCCAGACCTATTGTTGATGCAGCGATCAAAGCTTTAAATGAGGGGAAAACGAAGTACACAAATGCCTCTGGAATTGATGAATTAAGAAAGGCGATCACTGTGAAACTTCAGAGTGATAACGGTCTTCACTACTCACCTGAGGAAATTGTGGTTTCAAACGGCGGGAAGCAAGCGATTTATAACGTGCTTAAAGCCTTGTTGAACGTGGGGGATGAAGTAGTAATCATTTCTCCGGCCTGGGTGAGCTATGAGGCACAAATTCTATTGTGCGGTGGTGTGCCTGTAGTTGTCCCGGCTAGAGTCGAGAAGGGTTTTGTTCCCGAAATTCATGAAATCGAAAAAGCAATTACCGATAGAACACGCGCAGTAATGATAAACTCTCCAAACAACCCAACCGGAGCCATATATCCTGAAGAGTTTCTTAGAGGCTTGGGTAAGCTTTGCGTAGAGAGAGATCTTTTTGTTATTTCCGATGAGGTGTATGAGAAGCTCGTATTTGATGCCCCGCATTTCTCTATTGCCTCGATTGAGGGTATGAAGGAGAGGGTCGCGGTAATTAACGCTTTCTCAAAAACCTATGCAATGACGGGCTGGAGAGTCGGTTATTCCGCCACACCGATGAAAGTGGCCAGGGCGATTTCGAAAATTCAAAGTCACCTTTCCTCGAATGTCAACACAATGGCTCAGTACGCCGCCTTGAAGGCTTTCGAAGTTGACACATCTTCTATGGTGGAAGAGTTTCGGAAGAGGAGAGATTACGTGGTTTCAAGACTGGATCAAATTGGATTGAAGTTCAGCAAACCCGCTGGAGCTTTCTATGTTTTCATAGACATCAGATCTTTTCTTGGAGGAAGGTTCAAGAACTCAAATGATTTTGCAATCGGTCTTCTTGAGGAGCAGAAAGTTGGAATGGTTCCAGGAAGCGCATTCAGCTACGAGGGGTTCATAAGAATTTCTTTTTCGAGTTCGGCCGAAGAACTCAGAGAAGGACTAGACAGATTTGACAGATTTCTAAAGACGCTTTGA
- a CDS encoding HD family hydrolase — translation MFQGYVKLLELATNLFTMYRWNNTPTLLRTNEAENAFISAQYCLLMSEMASLNGLHVDDKKLFQRLVLKELPKCLLSDISVDTKILIKSLSPDKWNDVFSRTVEEIVQYLPDDRHDPFYLSMVHSKDDTIEGKIIQTGDLLSAKLEAGLHARYFPDFFNRPLKDLEQRIESFGNFEPYRLIADSEWLERYTNALIVLIRAVRWNRLNRNVPTTVAAHSFYVTITAYILSCMEEENGKVINPVESVKLALLHDIPESMTGDIITPTKKKVPGFEEVIAQVEERMVTENLLAGMPDRLIKELKYRMLDPFESHEGRLVWAADQFAATVECLMEIRSGNTQYAFRDAMNRMLDDLSKSDLESVQFLTQSFRWSLDWTGR, via the coding sequence GTGTTTCAAGGATACGTGAAACTTCTGGAACTGGCAACAAATCTTTTCACAATGTATAGATGGAACAACACACCGACTCTACTTAGGACCAACGAGGCCGAGAACGCCTTCATATCGGCGCAATACTGTCTGTTGATGTCCGAGATGGCCAGCCTCAATGGTCTTCATGTCGACGACAAGAAACTGTTTCAGAGACTTGTTCTCAAAGAACTTCCAAAATGCCTTCTCTCTGACATCTCTGTGGACACAAAGATACTGATCAAGTCGCTTTCACCTGACAAGTGGAATGATGTCTTCTCACGAACGGTGGAGGAGATCGTTCAGTACCTTCCTGACGATAGACACGATCCTTTCTACCTCTCGATGGTTCACTCAAAAGACGATACAATTGAAGGCAAGATTATCCAGACCGGAGACCTTCTCTCAGCCAAACTCGAAGCCGGACTCCATGCCAGATATTTTCCTGACTTCTTCAACAGACCGCTGAAAGATTTGGAGCAACGGATAGAGAGTTTCGGAAACTTTGAACCGTATCGTTTAATAGCTGACTCTGAGTGGCTAGAGCGCTACACAAATGCCTTAATCGTTCTGATAAGGGCAGTTCGCTGGAACAGATTGAACAGAAACGTACCGACTACCGTTGCCGCCCATTCATTCTACGTCACAATAACGGCGTATATTCTCTCCTGCATGGAGGAGGAAAACGGCAAGGTTATAAATCCGGTTGAATCCGTCAAACTCGCCCTTCTACATGATATTCCAGAAAGCATGACAGGTGACATTATCACTCCAACTAAGAAAAAAGTCCCGGGGTTCGAAGAAGTAATCGCACAAGTTGAGGAGCGAATGGTCACCGAGAATCTGCTAGCCGGAATGCCAGATAGACTTATCAAAGAGCTCAAATACAGAATGCTGGATCCATTTGAATCTCATGAAGGCAGACTCGTGTGGGCAGCCGACCAGTTCGCTGCGACAGTAGAATGCCTGATGGAAATACGTTCGGGAAACACACAATATGCCTTCAGAGATGCAATGAACAGGATGCTTGACGACCTATCAAAGTCTGATCTAGAGAGCGTTCAGTTCCTAACCCAATCGTTCAGATGGAGTCTAGACTGGACGGGTAGATAG
- a CDS encoding 2-phosphosulfolactate phosphatase, which produces MEVRVNLLPRLLTEETDVAVVIDVLRATSTMTAALHFGAEKIVPVLSVEEAKKYRECNSEVLTCGERGSAKIEGFDIGNSPRELSKEIIEGKELVITTTNGTVAVSRSKRARKVILASFLNLESVCRLLKRESGRIDLQCSGTDGEPSLEDTLLAGALVSQLKMSHNNESCRIASALYEAVKNNLESFILENGMHAKRLVSLGFFEDVGFCAKINMYDLIPLWRDGGFVRG; this is translated from the coding sequence GTGGAAGTGAGAGTCAATCTTTTGCCACGTTTGCTAACCGAGGAAACAGACGTTGCCGTGGTGATTGATGTACTCAGAGCTACCAGCACCATGACGGCTGCACTTCATTTCGGAGCTGAGAAGATAGTGCCGGTGCTTTCAGTCGAAGAAGCAAAGAAATACAGGGAGTGCAACTCTGAAGTGCTAACTTGTGGTGAAAGAGGGTCTGCGAAGATCGAAGGTTTTGATATTGGCAATTCCCCGCGCGAGCTCTCTAAAGAGATTATTGAAGGGAAGGAACTGGTAATTACCACAACCAACGGGACAGTTGCAGTCTCAAGATCAAAGAGGGCAAGAAAAGTAATTCTTGCTTCTTTCCTGAATCTGGAAAGCGTTTGTAGACTTCTGAAAAGAGAAAGCGGGAGAATAGATTTACAGTGCTCAGGTACCGACGGTGAACCTTCACTGGAAGATACTTTGCTTGCTGGGGCACTCGTTTCTCAGCTCAAAATGAGCCACAACAATGAGAGCTGCAGGATTGCCTCAGCGCTTTATGAAGCCGTCAAAAATAATCTGGAGAGTTTCATCTTGGAAAATGGGATGCATGCGAAGAGACTTGTCTCTCTTGGTTTTTTTGAAGATGTGGGCTTTTGTGCTAAAATCAATATGTACGACCTGATCCCGCTTTGGCGGGATGGTGGGTTCGTACGGGGGTAG
- a CDS encoding histidine phosphatase family protein, which produces MEIYFVRHGETEWNNSNRWQGRSDIPLSEKGREQAEKTGRFLKRVIPNTAEIFTSDLIRARETAEIIGRYLCKSPIVNPVLREADVGLWNGFGISEAFENFGNLIEYWRKDPWADIPDTEPLGAVQRRAVEFVRYLSSSYPGKQVVVVSHALLIRTALCHAMGLSLENHYRLSIHNCSVSTIGVGGEEIRALELNLWRHLEDY; this is translated from the coding sequence TTGGAGATCTACTTTGTGAGGCATGGGGAGACTGAATGGAACAATAGCAACCGATGGCAAGGAAGATCGGATATTCCCTTGTCAGAAAAAGGTAGAGAGCAAGCCGAGAAAACGGGCAGGTTTCTCAAGAGAGTAATTCCAAATACTGCTGAGATCTTCACCAGTGATTTAATAAGAGCAAGAGAGACTGCTGAAATCATTGGCCGCTATCTATGCAAATCTCCTATAGTCAACCCTGTTCTTCGTGAGGCGGATGTTGGTCTTTGGAACGGCTTTGGCATTAGCGAGGCTTTCGAGAATTTTGGTAACCTTATAGAGTACTGGCGCAAGGACCCCTGGGCCGACATTCCCGACACAGAACCCCTGGGCGCAGTTCAAAGAAGAGCAGTTGAGTTCGTGAGGTATCTCTCTTCGAGTTATCCAGGGAAGCAGGTAGTTGTTGTCTCTCACGCATTGTTGATTAGAACCGCTCTCTGCCATGCTATGGGGTTGTCGCTTGAGAATCACTATCGACTTTCGATTCACAACTGCTCAGTGTCCACAATTGGAGTTGGAGGGGAAGAAATCAGAGCCCTTGAGCTGAATCTGTGGCGACATCTGGAGGATTACTAG
- the lspA gene encoding signal peptidase II yields MLSLLGITLALILDQVSKYFVENGMTYFQRIDLVGGIFGLRYVRNTGVAFGLFNNQEPLLLAFVAIGIVLAIVIASSFHSSKLSRWESFFVGLIVGGALGNNVIDRLRLGHVVDFFELKGFPAIFNFADMCIVFGAALLTLSVYRREKRASRDNSLQS; encoded by the coding sequence TTGCTGTCTCTTCTTGGGATTACTCTGGCTTTGATTCTTGATCAAGTTAGCAAGTATTTTGTCGAGAATGGAATGACATATTTTCAGCGAATAGATTTGGTCGGAGGAATTTTTGGCTTAAGATATGTGAGAAATACAGGTGTGGCATTTGGCCTTTTTAATAATCAGGAGCCTTTGCTTCTGGCTTTTGTTGCTATTGGAATCGTATTAGCGATAGTAATTGCTTCGAGTTTTCATTCCTCCAAACTATCCAGATGGGAGTCCTTCTTTGTTGGCCTGATTGTTGGTGGTGCACTAGGTAACAATGTAATAGACAGACTGAGATTAGGGCACGTTGTTGATTTCTTTGAACTAAAGGGGTTCCCTGCGATCTTCAATTTTGCAGACATGTGCATTGTCTTTGGTGCGGCCTTACTTACACTTTCCGTATATCGAAGGGAGAAACGTGCTTCAAGAGATAATAGTCTCCAGTCGTGA